A portion of the Rhizoctonia solani chromosome 6, complete sequence genome contains these proteins:
- a CDS encoding cytochrome P450 family protein, with protein sequence MPRSPITWGAGLSIVLGSLPSLVLPPALAVSVPLLLEQALPRDSASEFLRLFLDLPTAIMTVEPEVVKAILSTDFNSYEKGSDIQGIMFSLLGNGIFNSDGETWKFHRSMSRPYFTRDRISHFDNFARHADIAISKLLSRVSEPSRPAVDFQDLVARFTLDSGTEFLFGRDTRSLDAPLPYPHGKPADDSASFAAAFSRAQGQVMQRFGLAMFWPWMELFWDRTAEDMKIINAYVTPILRKKLERGSDIESKPTNEGDQDADTLLDHLVKFTQDESVIKDEIINILVAARDTTATTLTFAVYILAENPAIMSRLRDEITGRLGTSNHPTPDDLKEMKYLRAVINETLRLFPAVPVNVRAAAKSTVLHINGKRYYIPAGTRMTWSTLMMHRRKDPDADNFDPDRWLDDRLKKYVTPNPFIFLPFNAGPRICLGQQFAYNEASFFLCRLLQRVETIELVPEAHPVGTLPRPGWKNGTGRRVYEKVWPKNHLTLYCNGGLWFQSTLAAGSDRQMLFPARDPLTSYPHPEPPEKWENELFRRLEVFEFGRFLKGKEPSLLKATKESHPVHNKLSNLAAS encoded by the exons ATGCCTCGTTCACCAATTACCTGGGGAGCGGGACTCTCAATTGTGCTCGGCTCTCTCCCATCCTTGGTCTTACCTCCTGCACTCGCTGTGTCAGTTCCTTTACTTCTCGAACAAGCACTGCCCCGTGATTCGGCCTCCGAGTTTCTAAGGTTGTTCCTGGATCTTCCGACTGCG ATCATGACCGTCGAGCCCGAGGTCGTAAAGGCGATCCTGAGTACAGACTTTAATAGCTATGAAAAAG GGTCCGATATACAGGGAATAATGTTTAGCCTTCTAGGAAATGGGATATTTAATAGCGATG GCGAAACTTGGAAATTCCACCGAAGCATGAGTCGACCATACTTTACGCGAGACCGCATCTCCCACTTTGATAACTTTGCCCGACACGCCGACATCGCCATCTCCAAGCTCCTCTCACGAGTATCCGAGCCGAGCCGCCCCGCAGTTGACTTTCAGGACCTAGTTGCTCGTTTTACCCTCGATTCCGGAACTGAATTCCTGTTTGGTCGAGATACTCGTTCGTTGGATGCGCCATTGCCATATCCGCACGGAAAGCCTGCTGATGACAGTGCTTCGTTTGCCGCTGCGTTTTCTCGAGCCCAGGGTCAAGTTATGCAACGGTTCGGGCTGGCAATGTTTTGGCCTTGGATGGAGCTATTTTGGGACCGAACTGCGGAGGATATGAAGATCATCAACGCATATGTGACACCGATACTGAGAAAAAAGCTAGAGCGGGGTTCTGATATCGAGTCTAAACCGACAAATGAAGGAGATCAGGATGCAGACACTCTTCTTGACCATTTGGTCAAGTTTACTCAAG ACGAATCTGTCATCAAGGACGAGATTATCAACATTTTGGTCGCTGCTCGTGATACG ACCGCCACGACTTTAACCTTTGCCGTGTACATACTAGCTGAGAACCCGGCGATTATGAGCAGACTCCGGGACGAAATTACCGGGCGTCTTGGAACTTCGAATCACCCGACTCCTGATGACTTGAAGGAAATGAAATACTTGCGAGCTGTGATCAATGAGACACTCAG ATTGTTCCCGGCTGTCCCCGTTAACGTACGTGCGGCAGCCAAGTCGACAGTACTCCATATAAATGGGAAGCGGTACTATATTCCCGCAGGAACGAG GATGACTTGGTCTACTTTGATGATGCATCGTCGGAAGGAT CCCGACGCGGACAACTTTGACCCCGACCGATGGCTCGACGATAGGTTAAAGAAATACGTCACGCCGAACCCATTCATCTTTTTACCTTTTAATGCCGGACCGCGAATC TGCCTGGGCCAACAATTCGCATACAA CGAAGCGTCATTCTTCCTCTGCCGCCTCCTCCAACGAGTCGAAACCATCGAGCTCGTGCCCGAAGCTCACCCAGTAGGAACTCTCCCTCGGCCCGGATGGAAGAACGGGACTGGCCGAAGGGTTTACGAAAAGGTTTGGCCCAAGAACCATCTGACGTTGTATTGTAAT GGAGGGCTTTGG TTCCAATCTACTCTTGCTGCTGGGTCCGACCGACAAATGCTATTCCCAGCCCGAGACCCATTAACATCTTATCCACATCCCGAGCCACCTGAAAAGTGGGAAAATGAATTATTTAGACGTCTAGAGGTTTTTGAGTTTGGACGGTTCCTGAAAGGTAAAGAACCCAGTTTACTCAAAGCGACCAAGGAAAGTCATCCAGTTCACAACAAGCTCTCCAATCTAGCCGCGTCTTGA
- a CDS encoding cytochrome P450 family protein: MQHINRTWIGPGLPVVLRLVPGLLAPPAFIYLGLVIGCQTQKGIESDYLQRCITNPTLRALFFPLALALYSSLSSLVRYLRRRQDRRRLGPDVIEAPRIKKRLPGNIDWIPEALHMRETGYIGEMFSQCFPTHGHTFNMRIFGLDQVFTCDPECVKSVLSTDFNSFEKGKKFKTKMDTVLGVGVFNSDGDMWQLHRSMSRPYFHRERVTHIDLFAQHSDIAIKKLLKRLSEPGSPAVDFQDLVGRFTLDSATEFLFGSSTHSLSAPLPRPNEPPADESATFAVAFGRAQELLMGRFVLGSFWPWFELFKDKTEGSMKVINAFTNPILEAKLKEKRDGLLNLKEKEAGGEGETLLDHLVRCSDDERVIKDELLNILIAGRDTTAATLTFACYALAMYPECLVKLRAEVLSTFGSSEYPTFEALRGMKYLRAFINEVLRVFPPVPFNERTASRSTVLKSEGKKFYVPAGAQIPISIFHMHRRKDLWGPDAEEFDPERWLDERLKKYVTPNPFIFLPFSAGPRICLGQQFAYNESSYFLVRLLQHVDHITLAPDAQPLESHPPSHWKQGPGRQAIEQFWLKSHLTMYAVGGLWVRMKEASGETKV; encoded by the exons ATGCAACATATCAACCGGACGTGGATAGGACCTGGGTTGCCTGTAGTTCTACGGCTGGTTCCGGGTCTGTTGGCTCCACCAGCCTTTATATACCTTGGCCTTGTGATTGGATGTCAAACCCAAAAGGGCATTGAATCTGACTATCTCCAAAGATGCATCACCAACCCTACTCTGCGCGCTTTGTTCTTCCCACTAGCTTTGGCTCTATATTCGTCTCTGAGTAGTCTTGTGAGGTACCTTCGTAGGCGGCAAGATCGTAGGAGGTTGGGTCCTGATGTGATTGAAGCGCCTCGTATCAAGAAGAGACTCCCGGGGAACATTGACTGGATTCCGGAAGCACTACATATGAGAGAAACTG GATACATCGGAGAAATGTTTAGCCAATGCTTTCCCACGCATGGCCATACATTCAATATGAGGATTTTTGGACTTGATCAG GTGTTTACATGCGATCCCGAATGTGTCAAGTCTGTATTGAGCACAGACTTTAATAGCTTTGAGAAGG GAAAGAAGTTCAAAACAAAGATGGACACCGTCCTCGGCGTCGGCGTTTTCAACTCGGATGGAGATATGTGGCAACTGCATCGATCAATGTCCAGGCCATACTTCCATCGCGAACGAGTCACGCATATAGATCTCTTTGCCCAACACTCGGATATCGCTATTAAGAAACTACTGAAAAGACTATCTGAGCCTGGCTCCCCGGCTGTGGATTTCCAGGACCTGGTTGGACGGTTCACCCTGGATTCTGCCACCGAGTTCTTGTTTGGTTCTTCAACTCATTCTCTCAGCGCACCATTGCCTCGCCCAAATGAGCCCCCTGCTGACGAAAGTGCTACGTTCGCTGTAGCATTTGGTCGTGCTCAGGAGTTGCTTATGGGTAGATTCGTTCTGGGTTCGTTTTGGCCATGGTTTGAATTATTCAAGGACAAAACGGAAGGGAGCATGAAGGTTATCAACGCCTTTACAAACCCGATCCTCGAAGCCAAGCTGAAAGAGAAGCGAGATGGTCTATTGAATCTCAAGGAGAAGGAAGCTGGTGGTGAAGGAGAGACTTTGTTGGATCATTTGGTCAGGTGCTCGGACG ATGAACGAGTTATTAAGGATGAGCTTTTGAATATTTTGATTGCGGGCCGCGATACG ACGGCAGCCACACTCACATTTGCCTGCTATGCTTTGGCCATGTATCCTGAATGCCTTGTCAAGCTCCGTGCCGAGGTACTAAGCACTTTTGGTTCCTCTGAATACCCCACATTCGAAGCTCTTCGTGGAATGAAGTACTTGAGGGCCTTTATCAACGAGGTACTTCG AGTGTTCCCGCCAGTACCTTTCAACGAGCGTACGGCATCCAGGTCAACCGTGCTGAAGTCTGAAGGGAAAAAGTTCTACGTCCCTGCTGGTGCTCA AATTCCTATCTCGATTTTCCATATGCACCGACGAAAGGACCTCTGGGGG CCGGATGCTGAAGAGTTCGATCCCGAACGTTGGCTAGACGAACGGCTGAAGAAATATGTCACACCGAATCCATTTATCTTCCTCCCGTTCAGCGCTGGTCCCCGTATT TGTCTAGGCCAGCAGTTTGCTTACAA TGAATCGTCCTACTTCCTGGTGAGGCTTCTTCAACACGTAGACCACATTACGCTCGCACCAGATGCGCAGCCTCTCGAGTCTCACCCTCCCTCGCACTGGAAGCAAGGTCCAGGCCGCCAGGCGATTGAGCAATTTTGGTTGAAGAGCCATCTCACTATGTATGCTGTG GGTGGACTCTGGGTTCGTATGAAGGAGGCTAGCGGTGAAACCAAGGTTTAA